GCGGACGCAGCTCCGCTCACACAGCTGTGGCGGCCCCACACCCCCAGGCTATCTGCACAATGCTGAGTAACCCCACCTTTACTGCcatagtttttttttaattactatgAAAATCCTTCGTAAAGTAAAATTTTCATTTTGCATAATCGAATGCGAGCAGCTACTTCAtcgggggaaaaaacaaaccaaccaaacaaacacaaaacacaaTCGGGGAGGCGGGGGAGGAGGTACGCATACTGAAacattgggggaaaaaatcaggaACCAGGCTACAAACACGCCTGGAAAACTTGCTTAAAAAactgttgggaaaaaaaaaattattagtCACTAAGATGTTTTACTTTACAGGTACAGTAGacagtgttgtttttttttaaactaggaCGGTTTATTTCCAGACCTATCAACTACGAGAAAGCGAAGcctgaagaaaataaaaggccACCTACCTTCCCCTGCGGGACTTCCAAGCTCTGAAAACAGCTAGCAGCAGAAAGCTTGGCGCAAAGTTGCTTCTGCTTTTCAGCTACATTAAAATCAGGTAGGACTTAGGTACATGTTCTCTTAAGTTTTAAACAACGAAGCACTGTAACCGTATGCCGAGCACAGGCAGCTAAACAAGAGCCCTCCAAATAAGTGTAAGCTGTAACTCAATTACTAAAACCCCCAAAATGTAGCTTACTCGTGGCACGCAAACATTCAGGCTCCTTACCCACTTCCCCAGTAAGAACAGCGTTTCAGCCTTTTTACTTGAAAACATTGGTGGCTCTTAAAAGAGCCTTTGGGTAAAAAGTAATTATCAAAAATGCTCTACTTGGAGCTGGTGTACTTAGtgacagccttggtgccctcgGACACGGCGTGCTTGGCCAGCTcaccgggcagcagcagccgcacGGCCGTCTGGATCTCCCGCGACGTGATGGTGGAGCGCTTGTTGTAGTGCGCCAGGCGAGAGGCTTCGCCGGCGATGCGCTCGAAGATGTCGTTGACGAAGGAGTTCATGATGCCCATGGCCTTAGACGAGATGCCCGTGTCGGGGTGcacctgcttcagcaccttgTACACGTAGATGGAGTAGCTCTCCTTGCGGCTCTTCTTGCGCTTCTTGTCGCCCTTCTTCTGGGTCTTGGTCACGGCTTTCTTAGAGCCCTTCTTGGGCGCAGGAGCGGATTTGGCTGGCTCAGGCATGGTCAAGCGACTCGCGCGGCTGCAACACCGAACTACCCCGTAACGCGCCGATTCCAGTATTTATAGGGCCCTTATGCAAATCACTGGATTGAAGGATCAGCGTTTCTATTGGGTAGTAGCGCAGGTGACACCACCCCTAGGAGGAGCGGCTTTGTCATTGGTTCTTTTTCAATTCCACGCTACTATTGGTTAAAAGGTCGAATCGCCATCAGCCAATCGCAATGCGCTCATACAGCCGCACTGTCCGACTGGCCCCACCTGGgctttctgcagctgcctgctccggAGGGTTTGTGCTTACAAAGTGAACTCATTATCAgtttcttcagaaaaaaaagccaacaaatctAGGGGAAATTGCAAGGTTTTGCTCTTCTTCTTTGTCAtttttaaattatatttttatcttTCTAGAATTATATCTGCATACTCCTTCTAGTAGCCTGTTTGTAACAGCCACAAGTTAAAtgtcaaaaggaaaagaaaacccaggAATAATATATAGGAACACTGGATTATTAAACCTTGTTAATAACCTCTCAACTGAATTATTCTGGCCTACAGGCCGCAGCTTCTTTTTCAGGGCTTTAAATGAGATGGAAGTTCTGATTTAAAATTTGGAACCTGAGAGATTAGAAACTTCTTTTGAAATAAATGTATTCATCCAACATTTAAGTCAAACCAAACCTAATACTAATAATTAAATGGGGATTTTAAACTGCATGTTGAATTTATCTTGAATCAGAAATTCAAGCTGTTGTCTTGATCGTTTGGCTTAACTGGGCAagaagaaaatgtatttttaaaatagACATTACATTATTTTAATTCCATTAAGCATTCCAGTGTTTAgtgttttttaaattaaaaacctGTCTGGCAACTTTGTAAATTAGGTGTGTCGATAAATTAGTACATTATAATCCACTTTCAAAGAGATTAAGTTAATTTGTGGTTGAATGAAGCTAGGACCGGATAACTTGTTATCAAATAACCAGTTTGCAGGTGCTTCTGCTGAGCTTAACACCTAAACTGGGGAGACAAAAGCAGTCATCCACACTGAGAAAAACAGCTTTATATTGCCTTCGTGATGATGTATAAGTCTGCTTACATGTCCACTCCCTCTCAAGCTGCTTCCTTTCATCAGGAAGGGTGGGTGCTCATCCATCTCCTTTTGTTTTGTGTCACTCCTCAGCTGCCAATAGCCACTAAACCCGTGTAGAGAATATATACGATAGGAGAGAGATGCCTTAAGGAGAAGAAAAGtaattctccttttttttttgtaggggAAGGAGAGAATTCAGACAGACCTATCTCTGTCTCTAAACATGCAAGTCCCCAGATATGCTGTGAActtaagtttcttttgccataaCCTTTACCTAGAAAATCATCTCACTGAGAACACCTCTGCCTAGTAACAGGAGTTCTCTTGTGAACATCTGTGAAAGTCCAGGACTTGACGTTTCACTTCTGGACAATATAGTGTCCAAAATATCAGACAAAGGCTGTTGCTTTTTGTTACACTACTCTGAAAGAGAAAATGTAAAACACACAGGGCAATTTCAGTAATATAATTCCACAGATCCAGAAAGCAAAGACACTGAGCACAAAACAAATCAAGGCAGAAACCCCAAACATGAAAACCAGCTTCTACAAACACCTCGCCCTCCCCTGCAATGTTAGCTAATCCTTTCAAGTCTGTTGATCGGTTTCAGATAAAAGTGACAGTCAATTCAAGTCTTAGAGATTCTTAGTTTTCACAAGCTTTGGGAAAGAAATCACCTATGGAGTAGAAAAATATTCTCCATTGAGGAAAAATGGCTACTGTGAACTGAACAGCTGCTGCTTGTATTTAGCCTTACAAATTAaatatgcatttaaaaaaaaacccaaactagaAAGCCAAAGCCCAATACAACtaaataagcaaaaaaaaaacccaacccagcagTTGAAGGCCAGTGAGTTCTGTTGTAGTGTGGTTGTGTATGCTGCCCCTTCACAAAGAGACACAAATCAGAGAAAGGTAAAGGCAAAGTATTCGGGGACAGGAGTAGAAAGAGGGGTAGGAGACATTTAGAAAGGTGACTCAAGTTCTCGGGAAGAATTGATTGTGGGAATATCAATAATGGCAGAAGAGCTGAGTTTATTGCATTCTTTAGCAAGTCAAGACATAAGGAAATGGAATCCAGGCATTCATTTCTTTTGGGTGTCTAAAATAATTGTGTTCACTAAAGGAAATGGATGGGAATTCGTTAATATTTAGTCACCCATCATACTTTCCATTTCACCAACAATGACATTGCCTGTGATTGGCTGAGGTTTTGGAGCAGTCAAATAATCTTCGAGGACCCTAAGTTTGATGGGAGGGAACAGGGAAAATTCTTCAAAAACAGCCCCCAAAAAATTTAAAGATAAAAGAGCTTGAAGGAGTCGCCTGCCTATTGCATGTTACCAAACAGTATGAAGTGAAATATCTCCTCCAGGTAAACACA
The sequence above is drawn from the Pogoniulus pusillus isolate bPogPus1 chromosome 15, bPogPus1.pri, whole genome shotgun sequence genome and encodes:
- the LOC135181540 gene encoding histone H2B 1/2/3/4/6 — protein: MPEPAKSAPAPKKGSKKAVTKTQKKGDKKRKKSRKESYSIYVYKVLKQVHPDTGISSKAMGIMNSFVNDIFERIAGEASRLAHYNKRSTITSREIQTAVRLLLPGELAKHAVSEGTKAVTKYTSSK